The Flavobacterium johnsoniae genomic sequence TTTGGTGCGTAAAGCGACACAAAATCCGCATACTCACCATCTTTTCTCTGAAAATCAAAAGTCCCATTCTCGACATTGTCATAGGCTCTAAAAGCCTGTATTTCTACTTTTTTAATTTTCATTGTTCATCTCTTTTTCTAGTTTGGCTAATACATCTGATAAATCTTGTTCCTTAAGATTTTTTCCCACTCCACTTACTAAATCTCCAAGTGCTTTTTCAATTAACAAATCCTTTGAAAATATATCTGAATACTCATTATCGAGACTAAAATCTATACTGTCATTAACAATATATTCTGAGATAATTTTATTGATCAATGCCTGGTCAATTTCTGAATTAATTTCTTCGCAGATAATTTTTCTGCTGCTAAATTTATTGTTCTCTATCTCATATTTGAGCTCCCTTGATATCTTCTCGCCACTTAGATAAAATACGTAAAAATTCCATTTTGAATACTCATCTTTAATATTTGAAAGATACTGAGCCGTAACAAAATTGTTAAAATCCTTCCACTCTATTTTCAAATTATCTTCTGTATCGAATTGTACAAATGCCACTATTACACTGCCTCCAAAAATGATTTCTCCTAACTCAAAAAAAACTATATCTTTAAAGCTTGCTCTCAATTCATCATCAAGCGCATTTTTACTAAATTTCTTAAATAATACCTCTTGTTTCATCAATTATAGTTTGTTTTACATTACTTACGTTAATATTTCTGAAAGAATTAAAATTTTCAATTATATGTTTTTGAAACTTATAAATATGTATTATTTTTAAATCTTCCGCAACTTTAGTTACAGAACTGCTAATCAACATTTGTTCAGCTGGAACACTGCAAATATCCTGAACATAATCAGTATCGAGTTCCACCGTAGTAGGTTTAGTATCTTTCGTGCTGCTGACAACAATGTAGCCTCCTGAATCAACAGAAGACAGATCTGACTTCATGATTAAATCAAGTTTTTTAACCCAATTATTGCAATCAATGAAAATTAGATTATGCTTTTTTCTTATAGCCCTAAGATCTTCAAAGGTCAAGTCTCTATCAAAAATTGACAACTGGTTTATTGAGATTAATTCTAAAAATGCGATCCAAAGTTGCTTATGTGAAACATACGATTTATCTGTTCCATTAGCAATAATTGAATCTTTATAAAAATCTAAGACATCCTGCACCCGAAATACTTCACATAAATTTTTTGCGATTATTTTTAACTGATTTTTCAACAATTCCTCCTTTTGAGGTGTCAATAATATTCCTGTTAATGGAAATACCTCTTCATGAATAATCTCTAAAGAAGCAAAATATGGAGGAAACAAGGCTGATAGCTTTTCGTTGTTTTCTGCAATAATTTCATCAAAAAAAGACAGTGGAGCAAAAACAATCCTTGATAGAGATTCAACATTATCACGGGCAACCATTCTTATCTGTATTCCAGCTAGTAAAAAACATGTCTCTTCTTTCTTTATAATTCCTCCGCCTGACTGACCTATAACTTCAGAATGAGTAACATTTTTTTCAACTTCCCCTTCAATGTAATTAAACTCTGTAGAATTGTTGATAACTAAATTGTTGCTTCTAAAGGAGAATCCCTCATGTGCTCTAGATTCTGGATGCCCGCACAAACTATATCCTTCTTTTTCATTTAGATACTGATCTGAGCGTAAAAGCAACTCCAATCCTTCTACCTTTCTGACCTTAATTATTGCGACGTCTTTACTAGGATCTGAATTAAAATATGGTCTCTCCAAAACCTCTATTCTTTGGTTCTCAACCTCACCATGAGTAGAAAGAACTTGCCTGACTATTATTAAATCATCAACTCCTTCCACTACATGCTTTGCTGTAAGAACATAACTATAATCGCTATCTAAAGGTTGGAATAGGCAGCCGCTGCCATCTGCAACTTTTACTGTAAAGCGTTCTAAAGTACATTCCATTTTTTTATCTTTTAAATTTTTTCGGACTCCAGATACTTAACTTGTGGAAAGTCCTTTCTATCTTTTTCTAGTATTATCTTGTTTATTAGTTCTGGATAATTAAAATAAAACTCTGCTTTTGGATTGACACTAATTATTCTTGCTATTGTTATCTTATCTGGATGCCCGTGCATATCACCATTCGTGCTGATTAAATACTTATCTGTATCGATGAGTTTAAATAATTCGACAGGATTATTTTTTTTACTTCCGTGATGAGAGAGTTTTAAATATTCAGCCTTAAGTCTGGTTTTATCTTGATTAAAAACCTTTAACTCATTAATAATCAATGATGGATGAGCATCACCTAAAAAAATATAGTTTAACTTATCTTTTGTTAATATAAATGCAATTGAGCTTCCATTGTAAGGATCCGTGTCTTCCGAAAAATTATCAGTGGCAATCAGTTCAGTTATTGTCTTTGAGTAATCATTAATTCTTGCTGTATTAACGGATTCTGGAGCCTTTTGCTGCCAATTATCAAGCAGTTTTTCAAGTTTATCGTTATTTGGCGATAAAATGTGAAAGTTCAAATCATCAAAGATAAATACTTTTCCAGCACTAATAATCTGCTGGTTCCAAATACCATTTCCGCTAATATATTTTTCAAAATTTACCGCTTGGGGAACGCTTGTGTTAGTTCCTTCGGTAAATCTAAATTCTATATTGCTAACGATAGCTTTTTCGTCATTTAAATACTTTTTTATCGTAGAGCCAGAATTGAACCAAATTTCTCCTATTGATTTGCATGCATCAGAATCATTACCAAACCATTTTAAAAAACCGTCTATATGGTCGTCATCAATATGTGATAATATCAGCAGATCAATTTTTTGAGGTTTAATTGCATCTATTGTCTTCTTTAAATCCCCATCTGCTATTTTTCCTTTGCTATCTTTAAAAGTATATGTTGTCGAAGTTCCTCCGTCAATTATAATGTTTTTAGACACACCATTACTGTCAACATAAGTTAAGTGAATACAATCGCCGTTGTAGGCTTTAAGTAATTTTATTATCATAGTATAAAATTTTAAAAATACCTTCGTTTTTTAGAATTATTTTATGGTTGTCCTTAATTGATTAGAAATCTACTTACGAAATAGCTGAATTAAACGAAATTTAAACTCATAGCAATTTCTCATTTTTCCAAAAATTTTACTTTATTTTAATTCAACAAAATTTCATAAAAAGTAATTCGTAATCTAGATATTTTTTTTGTAAAGTTATATATTTAAAACAGCAGCTGTTAAGTATAAATACCTGTTTTTAAGACAAGTTCAAACTTAGATTATTTTAAGCGACTTCGGGAGCAAACAAAATAATTAATTATATCTGCTACATGCACACAACGGCCCTGCTCTGCTTCTCAGCCCGTTGAGAAGTATAGTACTCTCTCATCTTAATTCCTGCCACTGATTCTCTTCTTTCCTTTTTCTCGGTTTTTTATGGAAGTGTTAGGATATAAGTCAACTGTTATGTACAGCAATTAAAATTGTCGCTTGGTGCATTATTAATTAGCACAACAATTGATATCAGTTAACGCCACACCATTGGATATTGGCAGGAGGTTTGGCTCCAAAATCGTCCAAGCACTAAAACTCCATGACATTGATGCCATTGATTATCTCAACTGCTGATTAGTATTATTCATTACTGACAATGGAGAACTTCTCTGAAAAGCAGCACTGCATAGCAATTAAAAAGCCCGCCGTTATTTTAACGGCAGGCTTCTGTGTTATCGCCACGCTCAGGCATCTCCTTTAGATCATAAATTACAGCACTGTTCTTAAAACATCGCCCCCCTAATAGATCCAGCTGTAATCAATTAAATGCCGAAGGTTATCCTGAACCGTACTATCATGGTTGCTTCTTAAAAACTTTCCGCTTGCGCCATTGACCACATGCACATCTTCTCCGCCCTGCCACATGGCTTCTTTGTATTTCCACATAAAGGTTTTAACAGTATTGTTTTTACTCTCCACCAGCGTAATAGTTTCCGCTTTTGATTTTTTAATTGCTTTATTGATGGTGTATCCTTTTCCATCTCTGTTTTTAATTCTTTCATGAACAGCATAATGGGTTATTCCCCCTTTATCATCTGTCCAGATTCCTGATATTCTGTATTCAGCCATAATTTTTCTAGTTATATTGGTTAATTTTTGAGTTTTAATTTTTCTTAATGGGATGTCCCTCCCCCTTTCCATTCGCCTGTTTCCAGCCAGATTTCATAAAAAAACAGCCATTCGGATGCCCACATCAGTATGGTGTCTGACAGTAATCTGCCTCTGTTCCACTGAATCCCGTCAGGATAGAACAGGCAGAGCTGCTGGGTTTTCTGGTTATAAACATGCTTGAGCACTCTTTCTCCGGCAGGCATCCTGAGTTTTTTAGGCTCAAGGATGTAAATATCGGGAGATTTACCCAGGAGATAGTCGATTTTCACCTTATAAGACCTGCTGAACGGAGTGGGCGTTAAATAGCCAACCCACTCCAGCCGTGTTCCCATATAAGTGCTGATTTTTGAATCCGGAAAACTTTCCTTAAGAAATCTGGCCTGCGTCGGTATGGAGATAAAGCGCGTCTTATTCTTTATTGCCATGGAAGGTATGGTTTGGAATCTTTTTATCCGCTGATTCGGTAATAATGCCAGAACCAGCCACAAAACCCAGTCTTCCCGACTCACGTGCCATTCTGGCGGATTCGCCGAATTCAGAAAGCGTTTTTGTTACCAGCTTATCCCCCATGGATCGGCGCATCGATTCATTTAGATTCTGTATCGTGTCGGCAGAAAGCAGCTTTGAGAAGAATCTCTTCGCCTCATCCAGCCAGAGATAGAAATTCAGTTCCCTTACCGGATGCTCCTCCCATTTGTCTGCAAAATTTTCACGATGGTCCACAGGATTTTCGATCCAGGTCACGGTTTTTCCTCCAATGTTTTTTCTCTTTATATAACCAGGCATACCCTCCAATATATTCATAAGAGCATCATAGAGGTTAGCCTCATTACCGTAAGCTCTTGCTGCCAGAGTGGTTATGATAATGCTGATCGGCTTGTCATCATAGCTGAGCGAACTGCTTTCTGAAAACATCTGGTTGCGGTGCCTTTTCATCAGCTGGATCGCACGCTGCAGCGGCGTTTTAATTTCGTAATCCGGCACATCGTCAATCTTGACATTGTTTTTTGCCGAGAACATACGCCTTCCCTCATTAAGCTGCACCAGCATCTGCGCCTTAAACCACTCCCTGTAGCCCAGAGGGTTGGATTTAGGCCAGCCTCTGCTGTAGAACTCATAGTCGGGATGCTCCTTATCTGTAATGCTGATAGCCGTGTTGGAATAATCCTTAATCTCCGGCAGGCCCGTGATCGAGGGAGTAGAGTCCGGAATAGCAGCCAGAACATCCAGATGGAATCTGGTGGACTCGGCATAATCAATACGCCAGCATCTTCTCCCGTCAGGCCTGCAGACCATATCTTTATACATGCCCGAAAGCAGTCTGTCCCCGATCAGGTTCTTTAATCTCTTCTGGGTAAAAATCTGATGGGTTCCCCTTTTCAGTTCGCAGACCAGATCAATGTCAAGCTCATCCACATCCGAATCAGGTTTTGTCACTGTTCCCAACCCGAAGGATCCCTGCGGGTACATGTGCAGGTCATACTGTGCAATGGTCTCATCCCCTTTTAAGTAATTTGCCACTGCCTCATATTTTGCCACAGCTTCCTTGTGCTGGGTCGGGGTAATATCTAAAACCTGTCCCATTTTCTCTAAAATGGAAGCTAGGTACTCTTTTCTGATCTCATTCATCTTCTTACGCTCTTTTGATTTCTATTGTTTTTAAAAATTTGTCCCTTCCATCGTATAACACCAGAGGCAGGTCCACTTTAGGCATCCACGATCTCCCGAATTCAACCGCCGCCGAAACAGGCATTGCCGGAAAAACATGAAGCTCGCCGTGATGTCCGTGCTCCTGCTTTATCCGGTTCAAGGCATGCCGTGCCGCTATTCTTAACTTAGGCAGAATATCGGCGCTTTTTAAGAAATCAAGTCTGGGATCATCGATGGTAAGCTTCCAGATCGAAACATCCTGCTCAGGAAAAACATCCAGAATTCTCTCATCACTGATATCGGCGCTGAATGAAATATTTAATACCGCAGTTCCGCTTTTGGACGATGGCTCCTTCAGGGTGAAATCGCCGAAATCTGACGTATCATTCCACTGCCAGCCCTGCGGTTCCCTGTGGTACTGATAGGTGTCCACTTTGTACTTATCGCCGAGCAAAACCCCAAGTTTTACCAGCAGCGGCATCGGAGCAAAAGGAAATACCGAAAAATGCTCAGCCGAAGAATTAAGGTACGGCTGGATTTTCTTCTCAAAATAAGTTTCCAACGACCTGCTCTCATACTCCCAGTACAGCCCTTCGCTGTCTTCCACCACCGTATTATCCGGTCCCAGATGTACAGTTTCCTTATGAGGAAAACAGTTTTTCTGCACAATCATCCGGCGCATGGCACCGGCATCCATCGGAGGATTGAATTTTCCGATTTTAGCATTGTACAGAATCAGACGTGTCCTGAAAGTGCCGTCAATACCGGTCAGATACTCGATTCTCTGCTCATGTTCCTGCTTCATTTCCAGAAGAAGCCCAGCAGGGTGCTCATCCTTCTCCTCCCTGTCGATTTTTCTGTGGCAGGCGTCGCACATCAGCATTAAATTGGAAAAATCAGTCTCCAGCTCCGGAGACTTCATCGCATCATATCTGGCCGAACCCGGGGCGTAACCGTAAATATGGGCTATATAGGATTTATTTAGATCCTTAAAGGTCAGGCTGTCTTCAAATAAAATCTCGTTGCAGCCGCGGTACTGGCACCTCCCTCCCGACTTAAGCCAGAGCTTCAGCTTGACTTTCGGGTCAATCGGAGGTCTTTTTACTTTCTTGGTTTTGGTTTGGTTCTCCTTCATTCTAATACTAATTTTTTAATTGTTCTCATACACATCTGTATTTTTAAAAGTTCAAATTCGACCGGCATTGAACAGCTCCGAAAAAGAAATTTGTCAAAAAGTTTGCAGGAGAAAAACAAATTACTATTTTTGCACCCGTATTAAGTGAATCTTCTTTTTAATAATTCACATAACAAGCCTCAGATTTGGGAAGTCTTTGTGGCAGTTTTCTTCATAACAGCATATGACATCCAACTGTCATGCCAATGCTGAAAATTCAAGTAATTTTTTACTATTATTTTATTAAAAAAGTGTTAACAAATTAGGAATCAGAATTTTAATTCTTTATATTAAGAAACTGACAATAATGACATTAATATTTTTTTAACATTAATTAAGTGTCATTCTGGCATAATTATTCTTTTTCAACTCTAATGTTAAAATTTAACGCTGCCTTTTAATGAAACCAGTGCAGATTGGCACTCCAAACGTTGCATTTCCACCCTCCGGCTTGAATGTCTTTCGTCGCTCATGATTTTGAAATTTAATGATACGCATAAAAAAAACCATCAGGATTCTGATAGGTTTTCTACATCAAAACTGCTGAAATATGCCAGGGCAGACAGTCGCAGATTTTCTTTTTCCCGAACTTTTAGACGGCTTCAGCGAAGAGGTGTTTCCTGGCGTGCTTTTGTTGTCATGCTGACGTCTGTTAGGCTTGCCCGTGGAATCTGCAATTCTTTTCGGTCCAGATTTAAGTGCCATGCTTTTAAAGTTTAATTGGTTGTACAACACAAAAACAAACAATTTTAATATAAGAAAATACACATAAGAAAACCCTGCTTACAGATCATTTTTTGATCTAAATACAAATGCCAGGTTATTCTCGTGTCTGAAAAGAACCGCAGAGATGGCTCAAAATTCATATCTTTACTTGTTTTCAAGCAGCATTAACGGCAGACTTATAAAATACTGAGCTAAATGAAAGACCAAAAGGAACTTGACTGGAGAAAATACGAATCGGTCACAAAATATATTTATGAAACTCTAGGACAGGAATATCAAATACACATTGAGGGATATGGAAAAGACTGCAAAATAACCGGAAAGTCCGGAGTGAAGCATCAGATTGACGTATTGACATCTGAAACAGATGACACCGGAACTTATTGGACAGCAATAGAATGCAAATACTGGGATAAAAAAGTTACCAAAGACACCGTAATGAAGCTCTTGGCCATCATTAATGATACTGAAATAAAACGAGGAATTATAGTATCAAAAAGCGGCTATACCCCCGATGCGCAGCAATTCGCCAAATACAATAACATCTTAATTGTCCAGCTTAGAGAAGCCGGTGCAAAGGAAAAAAAACGACAGGAGACAGTACACTTTTTTGATCTGGGGATCAACATAAAAATAAACATAAGACGCCCCGTAGTCACAAACATTGCCGCACTGGGACTTGATGGTAAAGTAATTGAGCTCAGCGAAAGCCAGCAGTATATTATCTTTATTAAAAAGGCACAAGGGACCAAAAGCAACCTATTTGATGAAATAATGGCATTCAAAGAATTCCTCAACAATCAGAAACCGTTTGAAACAGCAACTCGACTGCATGAGTACAAGACTGCAGATTTGCATCTTCAGGACGGCATCCACAAAATAAAAAGTATTGCCTTTACCGGTTTATTAACAGTTCAGGACCAAAATCAGAACAGGATTTTCTCGATTGTTGACAAGGTGTGGCTGATAATGGAAAAAATTTTCGAGAAGCAGACATTTATCATTTCTGAAACTGGAATGATTGCCCAAAATATACGATAAACAAAATCAGAAGTATTAAACTAAGAAATTTAATGAGATAGCTTTAACATTTAAACTTCAAACTAAAGTCTTTTCGGTTTTAGGTGCACATCTAACAGAATGAATACTTTTTTACCAGAGAAATTCATGGTATTTGTAGATATTTGACCAATATAAATTTTGTGACTGAATCATGGCAAATTGCATTCTGAAAAATAAACAATTCAGTAAATTCAAATCTTAAACTATTTTAGGTTCATATATATTAGACAAAGGCAAAAAATTACAAAAGCCACTAATTCAAGTTTTATGGCAAAATCGTGGCACTTGCAGTTTTAGGAAACGATAAGCATAGTAAAATTAAGGCCTAAGGAGCTTAGGTTCGAAACTGTATACAAATATTTACAAGGCAATGGCTAAGCTGGAAAAAATTAAAAAGCCTGCAGAAATTATATTTCTGCAGGCTTTTCGAATTAATAATCACCATTTATTTTAATTAAGAACCTACTTTGCTGGCGGCGGAGTCATGGTTTTAGAGGTATCGGTCCCAACAGTATCGGCTGGAACCGTACTGATGGTATCAGCCACAACAGCAGAGCTGTCTGCATAAGTATCATTGGTTTCAGCAGGAACTGTCTCATTTTTTTTACACGAAATGGAAAGCCCTGCAAGCACCAGCAGAATTGCAAACCCAGATTTAAAATTGATTTTCATAACAATATATTTTTTTAGTTTGAAATCCCAAGTTAAAAGAAAACCTGCTTATATTCTTACATAATTTCAGTGTTTTATTACAAAAGTTTATGGTAAAATCTAAAAATCAGCAAGTTTTTTTTTAAATAGACCGCCATTACACTATTACTGAAACCAGCAGCACGGCAATAAAGAATACTATTGAAATGACCATTGCATTTATTATAGCTCCTTTTCTCTTCTGTGATTGCTGTGCACGGTCGATAATGTGCTTTTTATTGCTTTTAAATAGTTTCATTCCGCTGTGATTTTATAATTTTAAAGAAAACGTAAAAATACTGCCCCATGATTTAAAAAGCTTACAGCTTTAAAATCAGGTTTTTCATAATTGGAACATCCTGCATTCCTGTTTTATAAAATAGCCAGCTGGTAAAGAAAGACCTATTTTTTTTGACAGAATGCTTACATAATTAAAAATCAATAAATTAAATCCTTCCGTATGTGCAGAAAAAGATCCTTGTTTCAATGAAAGGCCGCAAATTGAAAACAAAATATTTAATCGGCTCTAAACCTGCTGTTTCTGCAGAGCATCAGAACAAGTGTCACCACAATGCACGAGGCGCTTCCTTCAAATAAAAGGCAAAGGATATAGATGGGAACCGAAGGTTCCGCTCCGAACATAAAGGTCTGGGACAAGGATTCAACGTAATGGTCACCTCCCCGGGCATAACTGTACATCATAAGTGCAGCAAGACTAAGCACTACGCCTATAAACGAAGTAATCATGGCTGATACCGCATTAAAAAGAAAATTATTCTGTCCTTGGGAAAGGTTAATGTTTAAAATCCTGTTTACGCCGTAAAATATAAAAAACACATTCAATAAACGCAGATAAAATACATGGGAGAGATTCAAAAACTCCATGAGTAAAAAGAAAAACGCAACTCCTGCAAAAATGATCAGGCCGCCGCTTAATTCCTTAGGAACAGTGGATGAGTATGTTGTTTTCATAATAATTAAATTTTATTCGTATAAACTTCAAATTTAACACAGCTTTTCCCCGCTGCGTTATAAAATTAAAATACAGCTCTTACAAAATACACAGCACTAAATCACTGATAATCCAATAATTGCACTTGAAATAAATACAATACTAAAATAAAAAAAATGAAAGAATTGCAGTTTTCTGATTTTCTTTGATGCGCATAAAGTTTATAGCACACGTCCGCCGACAAAAAAAGCCCCTCAAAATTCAAGGAGCTTTCTGACAGCCGGCGGGTGCCTGAAATGGTATGCGGTAACTAACTAAATCATTGTACAGAACCTTCAGACGAACCCCGCCGGTCCCCTGTTTTTTTTCTGACTGATTAAATTGCTGTTTACCTTTACCAGTATATAGCAAATTTACCAAAACCTAAGGCAGATCACTTACAGTATATCCTTTTAGAATTACATCTTTTTAAGGCTTAAGCCCATTCTTTTGACAATTTGATTTAATCATTCTCCGGATCTGGCGGCGTACAAATGGTATTTATACGTCCTTTAAAAAAAAAAGCAGCACGCTTTGGCCTTAACGATATAAAACCAAATCATTCTGGCAAAAAAGTACAGGCAAATACGGGCAAAGGGCTGGGCTCCAGAATAGTGAAAACCCTGATCGAAAACAGAAGCCCGGCGGGCTGTAAAAGCAATGCCGGCCTTGTCTGATATATGATTTTGGATTATTTTTGCAGCATGAATTACGAAGATATAAAAAGACATTTTGAAGCGTTTCCTCCTCCCCTTGAGGTGGAATGGAAGCCCTGGGCAAAGATTACAGATACGCAGCTTTTTTTGAAGAGCTGCTACATCGGCATCCGTAATTTCAACGGTCCTGTAGAGAGATGCCCGGCCTGGTGGCATCTCAAGGATTTTTACCTGCACATCAAACGCACCATGCCCAATCAGGGAATTACTGAAAAAGAAACTGCCCCTGAAGAATAAAGCCCTGTCCTGTAAGATCTTGTATGATTAAAAATCCGCAAGCATTCAGATCCCTCATCATTATTTTTATCTTTAGCAGGCTGGAAGTTTTTTTTCCATCTCTTTTCTTAAGCTCTTAAGGTCCCTGTCCAAAATCCCTTTTAAAAGATCTTTCAATTCCATAAAGGTAGGCGGTTTTACGGCATAATAATCCGCCCCTAGATTATAGGCGGTCCGGATATGCATCGCACTGCTGCTGGTGGATATCATGATAATCTTTATATTTTTGAAATCGCTACCGCCGTTTCGAATTTCTTTAAGGCATTCAAATCCGTTTTTCGGGGCATATTGATATCCAGAAATATCGTTTCAGGAAGATGCTTCGCCTTTTCAAGGGTTTCCAGCAGTTCGCAGCCGTCTGCCGTCTGCACTACCAAAATGGGCAGGTTTAATTCTTCGACTGCATCAGCAAACAGCAGTCTGTCATCTTCGTCATCTTCAGCCAGATAAATAATCTTCTCCCAATTCTGCTTTTGTGACATAGTTTTAAATTTATATTGCGGCAGGTAAAAATAGATCTGAAAGCCGCAGTGGTTAAAAAAACTTAGGTCTTAGACTATTGAAAATAGAATTACATTTTTTGGTGGTAACTGTAAAGATAATTCTTTTTTTCTAAAAGAAAAAACTTTCAAAAAAAAGATGATTTCTGTGGGCTGAAATGCCTGTTTGGAAAAATCCAAATAGGCTGGCGGCGCCGGTTTAAAAAAATCGAAAATAAAGACCTGCCGTAAATTCTGAATAAAGTCTTTCTGCTTAATTGCAGCATAATCCAGACCGCCCGTAAAATCAGTATTTTGATTTTTTGTTATTATTTAGAACATAATATTTTTAAAAATTGTTATCATCTGTACTAATTTTGACAGGTATAAATGATATAGATTATGAACCGGGCTATTGTACACATTGACATGAACACCTTTTTCGTCTCCTGCGAAAGGCTTACCAATTCAGAGCTTAATGGGATTCCGCTGATTATCGGCGGGGGCGAGCGCGGCGTTGTGGCTTCCTGCTCCTATGAGGCGCGCCGTTTCGGGGTGCGCTCGGCAATGCCGATCCAGATGGCGCTCAGGCTTTGTCCGCAGGCCAAGGTTATGAAAGGCGATATGGAACTCTATTCAAGGCTCTCCCATGACGTTACCGAAATCATTCAGGAGAAAGCCCCTGTGGTGGAAAAGGCCTCTATTGATGAATTTTATCTTGACATCACCGGAATGGACAGATTCTACGGAAGCTACAAGTGGACCGATGAGCTGGCCCGCCGCATCACAAAGGAAACCGGCCTTCCCCTCACCTTTGCCCTTTCCATCAATAAAACGGTATCGAAGATCGGAACAGGTGAAGGAAAACAGAAACAGAACCTGGAGATCCCGGAGCATCTGGTGCAGTCTTTTTTAAACCCGCTCTCAGTGCGGAAAATACCGATGGTGGGCGATAAAACCTTCCAGCTCTTATCCCGAATCGGCATACGCACCATTAAGACCCTTTCTGAAATGCCAGCCGAAGCGCTCCAGCGCATGATCGGCCAGAACGGCATTGAACTCTGGAAAAAAGCCAATGGCATTGACAACAACCCCGTGGAACCGTATACCGAAAGAAAGTCGATTTCCACCGAGCATACTTTTTCACAGGATACCATCGA encodes the following:
- a CDS encoding SAVED domain-containing protein; this encodes MKENQTKTKKVKRPPIDPKVKLKLWLKSGGRCQYRGCNEILFEDSLTFKDLNKSYIAHIYGYAPGSARYDAMKSPELETDFSNLMLMCDACHRKIDREEKDEHPAGLLLEMKQEHEQRIEYLTGIDGTFRTRLILYNAKIGKFNPPMDAGAMRRMIVQKNCFPHKETVHLGPDNTVVEDSEGLYWEYESRSLETYFEKKIQPYLNSSAEHFSVFPFAPMPLLVKLGVLLGDKYKVDTYQYHREPQGWQWNDTSDFGDFTLKEPSSKSGTAVLNISFSADISDERILDVFPEQDVSIWKLTIDDPRLDFLKSADILPKLRIAARHALNRIKQEHGHHGELHVFPAMPVSAAVEFGRSWMPKVDLPLVLYDGRDKFLKTIEIKRA
- a CDS encoding DUF3892 domain-containing protein translates to MAEYRISGIWTDDKGGITHYAVHERIKNRDGKGYTINKAIKKSKAETITLVESKNNTVKTFMWKYKEAMWQGGEDVHVVNGASGKFLRSNHDSTVQDNLRHLIDYSWIY
- a CDS encoding ABC-three component system middle component 1, with protein sequence MKQEVLFKKFSKNALDDELRASFKDIVFFELGEIIFGGSVIVAFVQFDTEDNLKIEWKDFNNFVTAQYLSNIKDEYSKWNFYVFYLSGEKISRELKYEIENNKFSSRKIICEEINSEIDQALINKIISEYIVNDSIDFSLDNEYSDIFSKDLLIEKALGDLVSGVGKNLKEQDLSDVLAKLEKEMNNEN
- a CDS encoding nucleotidyltransferase domain-containing protein — encoded protein: MNEIRKEYLASILEKMGQVLDITPTQHKEAVAKYEAVANYLKGDETIAQYDLHMYPQGSFGLGTVTKPDSDVDELDIDLVCELKRGTHQIFTQKRLKNLIGDRLLSGMYKDMVCRPDGRRCWRIDYAESTRFHLDVLAAIPDSTPSITGLPEIKDYSNTAISITDKEHPDYEFYSRGWPKSNPLGYREWFKAQMLVQLNEGRRMFSAKNNVKIDDVPDYEIKTPLQRAIQLMKRHRNQMFSESSSLSYDDKPISIIITTLAARAYGNEANLYDALMNILEGMPGYIKRKNIGGKTVTWIENPVDHRENFADKWEEHPVRELNFYLWLDEAKRFFSKLLSADTIQNLNESMRRSMGDKLVTKTLSEFGESARMARESGRLGFVAGSGIITESADKKIPNHTFHGNKE
- a CDS encoding ABC-three component system protein, with translation MECTLERFTVKVADGSGCLFQPLDSDYSYVLTAKHVVEGVDDLIIVRQVLSTHGEVENQRIEVLERPYFNSDPSKDVAIIKVRKVEGLELLLRSDQYLNEKEGYSLCGHPESRAHEGFSFRSNNLVINNSTEFNYIEGEVEKNVTHSEVIGQSGGGIIKKEETCFLLAGIQIRMVARDNVESLSRIVFAPLSFFDEIIAENNEKLSALFPPYFASLEIIHEEVFPLTGILLTPQKEELLKNQLKIIAKNLCEVFRVQDVLDFYKDSIIANGTDKSYVSHKQLWIAFLELISINQLSIFDRDLTFEDLRAIRKKHNLIFIDCNNWVKKLDLIMKSDLSSVDSGGYIVVSSTKDTKPTTVELDTDYVQDICSVPAEQMLISSSVTKVAEDLKIIHIYKFQKHIIENFNSFRNINVSNVKQTIIDETRGII
- a CDS encoding DUF6965 family protein; this translates as MNYEDIKRHFEAFPPPLEVEWKPWAKITDTQLFLKSCYIGIRNFNGPVERCPAWWHLKDFYLHIKRTMPNQGITEKETAPEE
- a CDS encoding restriction endonuclease, with the translated sequence MKDQKELDWRKYESVTKYIYETLGQEYQIHIEGYGKDCKITGKSGVKHQIDVLTSETDDTGTYWTAIECKYWDKKVTKDTVMKLLAIINDTEIKRGIIVSKSGYTPDAQQFAKYNNILIVQLREAGAKEKKRQETVHFFDLGINIKINIRRPVVTNIAALGLDGKVIELSESQQYIIFIKKAQGTKSNLFDEIMAFKEFLNNQKPFETATRLHEYKTADLHLQDGIHKIKSIAFTGLLTVQDQNQNRIFSIVDKVWLIMEKIFEKQTFIISETGMIAQNIR
- a CDS encoding ComEC/Rec2 family competence protein, with translation MIIKLLKAYNGDCIHLTYVDSNGVSKNIIIDGGTSTTYTFKDSKGKIADGDLKKTIDAIKPQKIDLLILSHIDDDHIDGFLKWFGNDSDACKSIGEIWFNSGSTIKKYLNDEKAIVSNIEFRFTEGTNTSVPQAVNFEKYISGNGIWNQQIISAGKVFIFDDLNFHILSPNNDKLEKLLDNWQQKAPESVNTARINDYSKTITELIATDNFSEDTDPYNGSSIAFILTKDKLNYIFLGDAHPSLIINELKVFNQDKTRLKAEYLKLSHHGSKKNNPVELFKLIDTDKYLISTNGDMHGHPDKITIARIISVNPKAEFYFNYPELINKIILEKDRKDFPQVKYLESEKI